A single region of the Apium graveolens cultivar Ventura unplaced genomic scaffold, ASM990537v1 ctg6612, whole genome shotgun sequence genome encodes:
- the LOC141703403 gene encoding uncharacterized protein LOC141703403, which yields MASEMIKGLNVGYVVMTEIYGDEVPRIGGGLCINSQGWIITTATLTPANLERVRVRSRYSTEFRPADVLHVKSCFGIAFLSIQDVEEDEVFNYLNIADNLSIEEGDGFFSWIHNNPIVFSFITGNASFPFEGAIFPSFDSSTTVDTTVEDDLFDLRQNEYSETRSFRTIGGVIESNPRRSEICSLHPELPVIEVHGFLCTKGYGSPVFDMGGKFVGLILFKYREMNYILPSNMIKSYLDFITGTRPSAARGYDVGLNAELEMARHSNDLRGMARRSREINELDAVYVISTEVPSMQHIIGGGLCIRPEGVIITTAMVTPANHTEVVVRSRNSNEFRRATVLNVNFSFDISVLVIDPREEDEIFGFIDIGQDFPPIEEGDPLFSWIHSINIAFSNITGKVSFPFESVVFPRPSSRKTIGNALAGEVVEIRENAFLQTPSFRTIGGIVEDMGEGRRKLSHLHPKLPLIEVHGFSVNQDIYLDQDCYGSPVFDKRGGFVGLIMLEHCEFTYVLPSRVFRSYISQNLTKWTSSRGGAGSSHHRKGKDNKSRKDRVPHFPGGHDGEYV from the exons ATGGCTAGTGAAATGATTAAAGGTTTGAATGTTGGGTATGTGGTGATGACAGAAATCTATGGAGATGAGGTTCCTAGAATTGGGGGTGGTCTTTGTATCAACTCACAAGGATGGATAATCACCACCGCAACGTTAACTCCAGCTAATCTTGAACGAGTTAGGGTTCGATCCAGGTATTCCACTGAATTTAGGCCAGCAGATGTTCTACACGTGAAATCGTGTTTTGGTATAGCTTTTCTAAGCATTCAAGATGTGGAAGAAGACGAGGTGTTCAACTATCTTAATATTGCAGATAATCTCTCGATTGAGGAGGGAGATGGATTTTTTTCGTGGATTCACAATAATCCCATTGTTTTTTCATTCATCACCGGAAATGCCTCCTTTCCATTTGAAGGTGCAATTTTTCCTTCATTTGATAGTAGTACTACTGTTGATACTACTGTTGAAGATGATTTGTTTGATTTGAGGCAAAACGAATATTCAGAAACACGGTCTTTTCGAACTATTGGAGGAGTTATCGAGAGCAATCCTCGTAGATCGGAAATATGTTCTTTACATCCAGAATTACCGGTGATCGAAGTCCATGGGTTTCTTTGTACTAAGGGATATGGCAGCCCGGTATTTGACATGGGTGGTAAATTTGTGGGGTTGATCCTGTTTAAGTATCGTGAAATGAATTATATTCTACCAAGCAACATGATCAAGTCTTATCTGGATTTTATAACGGGGACCCGGCCTTCAGCAGCTCGTGGATATGACGTCGGG TTAAATGCAGAACTGGAAATGGCTAGACACTCAAATGATTTGCGAG GTATGGCTAGGAGAAGCAGAGAGATCAATGAATTAGATGCTGTGTACGTGATCTCGACAGAAGTACCAAGCATGCAGCATATTATCGGAGGTGGTCTATGCATTAGGCCAGAAGGGGTGATAATTACTACTGCCATGGTAACTCCTGCTAACCATACAGAAGTTGTCGTTCGTTCAAGAAATTCCAATGAGTTTAGGCGAGCAACGGTTTTGAACGTAAATTTTTCGTTTGATATAAGTGTTTTGGTCATTGATCCTCGTGAAGAAGATGAGATATTTGGGTTCATTGATATTGGACAAGATTTCCCCCCTATTGAGGAGGGAGATCCACTGTTCTCGTGGATTCACAGCATTAATATTGCTTTTTCAAACATTACCGGAAAGGTTTCCTTCCCGTTTGAGTCGGTGGTTTTTCCACGACCTAGTAGCAGGAAGACGATTGGTAATGCTCTTGCGGGAGAAGTAGTTGAAATTAGGGAAAATGCGTTCTTACAAACACCGTCTTTTAGAACTATTGGGGGGATTGTTGAAGACATGGGGGAAGGGCGGAGGAAATTGAGCCATTTACATCCAAAATTACCGCTCATTGAAGTTCATGGATTCAGTGTCAATCAGGATATCTATTTAGATCAGGATTGCTATGGCAGCCCCGTGTTTGATAAGCGTGGTGGATTTGTTGGATTGATCATGTTGGAACATTGTGAATTCACATATGTACTACCAAGCCGCGTATTCAGGTCTTACATAAGCCAAAATCTTACAAAATGGACTTCATCTCGAGGCGGCGCGGGATCTTCGCATCACAGAAAAGGCAAGGATAACAAGTCAAGAAAAGATAGGGTTCCACATTTTCCTGGTGGACATGATGGG GAGTATGTCTAA